In Candidatus Cohnella colombiensis, one DNA window encodes the following:
- the cwlD gene encoding N-acetylmuramoyl-L-alanine amidase CwlD encodes MTKRGLYRMGTVIGLMLLAITVFIVELPVTRVWTHWSLPLTGKTIAIDAGHGGADGGAVSKDGVIEKDLNLAIALYLRDYLQQSGAIVIMTREGDYDLASGDSRQYARRKSQDLKTRVQTINQTKVDLTISVHMNSVPSARWSGAQTFYSNVSPDNERLATVIQAELREMLGNTSRVAKRIDTLYLLKNLERPAALVEVGFLSHPDEASLLANQDYQRKVAAAVYRGILRYSSGETGKPVL; translated from the coding sequence GGTACAGTCATTGGATTAATGCTACTAGCAATCACGGTCTTTATCGTCGAGCTTCCGGTGACGCGTGTTTGGACGCACTGGTCATTACCACTTACCGGCAAGACGATTGCTATTGATGCCGGGCATGGAGGCGCAGATGGTGGAGCAGTTAGTAAGGATGGGGTAATTGAAAAGGATTTGAATTTAGCGATTGCACTCTATCTGAGAGATTATTTGCAACAGTCCGGTGCCATTGTCATTATGACCCGGGAAGGTGATTATGATCTTGCATCAGGGGATTCACGGCAATATGCACGTCGTAAAAGTCAGGATCTAAAAACGAGAGTACAAACGATTAATCAAACAAAGGTAGACTTGACGATCAGCGTTCATATGAATAGCGTTCCCTCTGCGCGTTGGTCGGGCGCTCAAACCTTTTACTCTAATGTAAGTCCTGACAACGAACGTCTCGCTACAGTCATTCAAGCGGAATTACGAGAGATGTTAGGGAATACAAGTCGAGTAGCCAAGAGGATTGACACCTTGTATTTATTGAAAAATTTAGAAAGACCTGCTGCGCTTGTAGAAGTTGGGTTTCTATCACACCCAGACGAGGCCTCGTTATTGGCCAATCAAGATTATCAGCGCAAGGTCGCGGCAGCTGTCTATCGTGGAATATTACGTTACAGCTCCGGTGAAACAGGGAAGCCTGTGCTATAA